Proteins from a single region of Caldanaerovirga acetigignens:
- a CDS encoding cyanophycinase, whose product MGEKVRGYLMVIGGAEDHSGDKKILKKFAEISGQGKANVTVITVASQDHQEVGEMYVEIFSGIGVGHIETLDIKSRSDANKESVAERIASSTGIFFTGGDQLRITSVLGGTKAHYALERAYRQGVIIAGTSAGAAAMSDTMIIGGEGDEAPKGNIVSMAPGLGLLEEVVIDQHFAQRGRMARLLMAVAQNPFILGVGIDEDTAIVVHPDGNFWVIGSNTVTVLDGNCISFTNVSELGPGEPLAVCNIAIHVLSPGLGFDMKKRRPLFE is encoded by the coding sequence TTGGGAGAAAAAGTCAGGGGATATTTAATGGTAATAGGAGGAGCAGAAGACCATAGCGGGGACAAAAAGATATTAAAAAAGTTTGCCGAAATTTCTGGGCAAGGCAAGGCAAACGTTACTGTGATTACCGTTGCATCCCAGGACCATCAAGAGGTCGGGGAAATGTACGTCGAGATTTTTTCTGGGATAGGTGTAGGGCATATAGAAACCCTCGATATCAAAAGCCGGAGCGATGCCAACAAGGAATCGGTTGCAGAGCGCATCGCGAGTTCCACGGGGATATTCTTTACGGGCGGAGACCAACTACGTATAACCAGCGTTCTTGGAGGCACTAAAGCCCATTATGCGCTCGAAAGAGCATACAGACAGGGTGTAATTATTGCGGGGACCAGCGCAGGGGCTGCTGCCATGAGCGATACTATGATAATAGGGGGAGAAGGAGACGAGGCGCCTAAAGGAAACATTGTCAGCATGGCGCCAGGCCTTGGGCTGTTGGAAGAGGTGGTAATTGACCAGCATTTTGCTCAGAGAGGGAGGATGGCCCGCCTTTTAATGGCTGTTGCCCAAAACCCATTTATTTTAGGGGTTGGTATAGACGAGGACACGGCGATCGTTGTCCACCCGGATGGTAATTTTTGGGTGATAGGCTCTAATACCGTAACCGTATTGGATGGAAATTGCATAAGCTTTACGAATGTTTCGGAGCTCGGGCCGGGTGAACCTCTTGCCGTATGCAATATTGCAATACACGTCCTGTCACCTGGATTGGGTTTTGATATGAAAAAGAGAAGGCCTCTATTTGAATGA
- the cphA gene encoding cyanophycin synthetase, whose translation MRIVDIRALEGPNIYSPKPVIRMLVDIGRWDDVSTKELGGFKERLLEKLPGLALHHCCFDRPGGFLIRLDEGTYIPHVIEHVALELLNLLGQDVKFGRARWWEETVYSVVFGYEKKYAALEAGKLAVRLVKELLNGKDVNLAEELSKIEHYSAEKELGPSTSAIELEAKSRGIPVTRIGDGSFLILGYGAFQKRVKATLTNQTSCVAVDIACDKILTKRMLTLAGIPVPDGIAVYTEEEAVKAAEEIGYPVVVKPIDGNQGKGVSLNLKNEKEVTEAFRIASEYSPKVLVEKYIRGRHYRLLVVGGKFVCAAERIPALVVGDGIHSIRELIEMTNNDPRRGEGHEKPLTKIKIDPVVLRVLAKHGYTLDSIPENGQVVFLRENCNLSTGGTARDVTDLVCPENRTLAERAAAMVGLDVAGIDVTTEDISVPIEKSGGAVIEVNAAPGIRMHLYPSEGESRPAAKAIVDMLFPGDPPKFPLVAVTGTNGKTTTVRMIAAILAHHGLKVGMTCTDGVYIGGHCVKKGDCSGPESARMVLLDPSVEAAVLEIARGGLIRGGLSYDRADVGVITNITGDHLGQDGVHTLEDLIFVKSLVAEQVKSEGYAVLNADDVASVEVRKRLKGNVIFFSLEEDNLVLRKHLSEGGRGVYLKDGVIVLHSEKDVMPLMKITEIPATIRGKAKHNAQNVLAAVAASWALSVPSDTVKNALLAFKCDEKNNPGRLNIIESSSMRIILDYGHNPAALEAVIATAKSMNPARMIGVIASPGDRRDDAILMLGQVAGRGFQRLVVKEDEDLRGRKPGEVASLLVKGALKAGLKKEQIDVILKESEAIAFAIENAREGDLVVIFYEKYETALKAIKEAIKSHEETPALAGIV comes from the coding sequence ATGAGGATAGTCGATATAAGAGCCCTTGAAGGGCCCAACATTTACAGCCCAAAGCCGGTAATAAGGATGCTGGTGGATATAGGAAGATGGGATGACGTTTCCACAAAAGAATTGGGAGGATTTAAAGAAAGGCTTTTAGAAAAACTCCCCGGCCTTGCCCTGCACCACTGCTGCTTTGATAGGCCCGGCGGCTTTCTGATAAGACTTGATGAGGGCACGTACATTCCTCACGTCATAGAACACGTGGCCTTGGAGCTTTTAAACTTATTGGGCCAGGATGTAAAATTCGGCAGGGCCAGGTGGTGGGAGGAAACAGTCTATAGCGTAGTGTTCGGCTATGAAAAAAAATATGCGGCCCTTGAGGCGGGAAAACTTGCTGTGCGGTTGGTAAAAGAGCTATTAAACGGAAAGGATGTAAACCTTGCAGAGGAGCTTTCGAAGATAGAGCATTATTCGGCAGAAAAAGAACTGGGTCCGAGCACGTCGGCAATAGAATTGGAAGCAAAAAGCAGGGGGATTCCGGTTACCAGGATTGGGGATGGGAGCTTTCTCATATTAGGTTACGGGGCTTTTCAGAAAAGGGTAAAAGCCACCCTGACTAACCAAACGAGCTGTGTTGCGGTAGATATAGCCTGTGATAAGATTTTGACTAAAAGGATGCTTACATTGGCGGGAATTCCCGTTCCGGATGGTATAGCGGTTTACACCGAGGAAGAAGCGGTAAAGGCTGCTGAAGAAATAGGATACCCGGTTGTGGTAAAACCCATAGACGGGAATCAGGGCAAAGGTGTGAGCCTGAATTTAAAAAACGAAAAGGAAGTGACAGAAGCTTTCCGCATTGCATCAGAGTACAGTCCAAAAGTCCTAGTGGAAAAATACATCCGGGGCAGGCATTACCGCTTGCTCGTTGTGGGCGGAAAATTTGTCTGCGCTGCAGAGAGAATACCGGCCCTCGTAGTGGGGGACGGAATCCACAGCATAAGGGAACTGATAGAAATGACAAATAACGATCCCAGGAGGGGCGAAGGGCACGAAAAACCCCTCACTAAAATAAAAATCGACCCTGTTGTGCTGCGGGTGCTGGCAAAGCACGGTTATACCCTCGATTCGATCCCGGAAAACGGACAAGTCGTTTTCCTCAGGGAAAACTGCAATCTCAGTACCGGCGGCACTGCTAGAGATGTAACGGACCTGGTATGCCCGGAAAACAGGACCTTGGCCGAAAGGGCTGCGGCCATGGTGGGACTGGATGTGGCCGGAATAGACGTGACAACAGAGGATATATCGGTGCCCATCGAAAAAAGCGGGGGTGCGGTAATAGAAGTCAATGCGGCGCCGGGAATCAGGATGCATCTTTATCCTTCGGAAGGGGAGTCCAGGCCTGCGGCAAAAGCTATAGTTGACATGCTTTTTCCAGGAGATCCTCCGAAATTTCCGCTGGTTGCAGTTACGGGCACTAACGGGAAGACCACTACTGTCCGGATGATAGCCGCCATTTTGGCCCATCACGGCTTAAAAGTTGGCATGACCTGCACGGATGGCGTTTATATCGGAGGGCATTGCGTGAAAAAGGGCGACTGCAGTGGGCCTGAAAGCGCCCGGATGGTGCTTTTGGATCCTTCGGTGGAAGCGGCGGTCCTGGAAATCGCAAGGGGAGGTCTGATACGCGGCGGGCTTTCTTATGACAGAGCTGACGTTGGCGTAATTACGAACATAACCGGTGACCATCTTGGACAGGATGGAGTTCATACCCTCGAAGACTTGATTTTCGTGAAGTCTTTAGTGGCAGAGCAGGTAAAATCTGAAGGATATGCAGTGCTTAATGCCGACGACGTCGCTTCGGTGGAGGTGAGAAAGAGGCTAAAGGGTAACGTAATCTTTTTCAGCCTCGAGGAGGACAATCTCGTGCTCCGGAAACACCTATCCGAAGGAGGTCGGGGCGTTTATTTAAAGGACGGAGTAATAGTTTTGCACTCGGAAAAGGATGTTATGCCATTGATGAAAATTACTGAAATACCTGCGACAATAAGGGGAAAAGCAAAGCACAACGCTCAAAATGTCCTGGCGGCAGTAGCTGCTAGCTGGGCTCTGAGTGTGCCTTCGGATACCGTAAAGAACGCTCTTTTGGCTTTCAAGTGCGATGAAAAAAATAATCCCGGACGATTGAACATAATTGAAAGCAGCAGTATGAGAATAATTCTCGATTACGGACACAACCCAGCCGCGCTGGAAGCGGTAATAGCTACTGCTAAATCCATGAATCCTGCACGTATGATAGGTGTTATAGCAAGCCCCGGCGACAGGAGGGACGATGCTATCTTAATGCTGGGACAGGTAGCTGGACGGGGTTTTCAGCGGCTTGTGGTAAAAGAGGATGAAGACCTGCGGGGCAGGAAGCCGGGAGAGGTGGCGTCGTTGCTCGTGAAGGGAGCTTTGAAGGCTGGATTGAAAAAAGAACAGATTGATGTTATCTTAAAAGAGAGCGAGGCCATAGCTTTTGCTATTGAGAATGCCAGAGAAGGCGATCTTGTAGTTATCTTTTACGAAAAATATGAGACAGCTCTAAAAGCCATTAAGGAAGCCATTAAAAGCCACGAGGAAACTCCTGCTTTGGCAGGGATAGTATAA